Proteins found in one Hypericibacter terrae genomic segment:
- the phnA gene encoding phosphonoacetate hydrolase, with translation MSERSLTVNGRRYAWPKAPVVVVCIDGSEPAYMEEAMKAGMMPWLSRALPHGTKRLADCVVPSFTNPNNLSIVTGAPPAVHGICGNYFYDREAGTEIMMNDPKYLRAETILATFADAGARLVVVTAKDKLRKLLGKDMTGICFSAEKANETTMAEHGIDNALAFVGLPLPSVYSAGLSEFVFAAGVKLMQRDRPDIMYLSTTDYIQHKHAPGTAVANDFYKMMDRYWAQLDAAGATVVLTADHGMNAKHGPDGKPQILFLQTLLDGWLGKDAARVILPITDPYVAHHGALGSFATAYLPEDEDVTAITVRLAKLPEVELALTRAEAAFRFELPPDRIGDIVVVSKKAFVIGTSADRHDLSGLDAPLRSHGGVSEQRVPLYCNRKTPALAADAKLRNFSAFDLALNYAEPAVTGAARRAVG, from the coding sequence ATGAGCGAACGCAGCCTGACCGTCAATGGTCGCCGCTATGCCTGGCCGAAGGCGCCGGTCGTGGTGGTCTGCATCGACGGCTCCGAGCCGGCCTATATGGAAGAGGCGATGAAGGCAGGCATGATGCCCTGGCTTTCCCGCGCCTTGCCGCACGGCACCAAGCGCCTTGCCGATTGCGTGGTGCCGAGCTTCACCAATCCCAACAATCTCTCGATCGTCACCGGCGCGCCGCCGGCGGTCCATGGCATCTGCGGCAACTACTTCTACGACCGCGAGGCCGGCACCGAGATCATGATGAACGACCCGAAATATCTGCGGGCCGAGACGATCCTGGCGACCTTTGCCGACGCGGGTGCTAGGCTCGTGGTCGTGACCGCCAAGGACAAGCTGCGCAAGTTGCTCGGCAAGGACATGACCGGCATCTGCTTCTCGGCCGAGAAGGCCAACGAGACCACGATGGCCGAGCATGGCATCGACAATGCACTGGCGTTTGTCGGCCTGCCGCTGCCGTCGGTCTACAGCGCGGGCCTGTCGGAATTCGTGTTCGCGGCCGGCGTCAAGCTGATGCAGCGCGACCGTCCGGATATCATGTATCTCTCCACCACCGACTATATCCAGCACAAGCATGCGCCGGGCACGGCCGTGGCGAACGACTTCTACAAGATGATGGATCGCTACTGGGCGCAGCTCGATGCGGCCGGCGCCACGGTGGTGCTGACCGCCGACCATGGCATGAACGCCAAGCATGGTCCCGACGGCAAGCCGCAGATCCTGTTCCTGCAGACGCTGCTCGATGGCTGGCTCGGCAAGGATGCGGCCCGCGTGATCCTGCCGATCACCGATCCCTATGTCGCCCATCACGGCGCGCTCGGTTCCTTCGCCACGGCCTATCTGCCGGAAGACGAGGATGTGACGGCCATCACGGTCCGCCTCGCGAAGCTGCCCGAGGTCGAGCTCGCTCTGACGCGGGCCGAGGCCGCCTTTCGCTTCGAGCTGCCGCCGGACCGGATCGGCGACATCGTCGTGGTGTCGAAGAAGGCCTTCGTCATCGGCACCAGCGCCGACCGGCATGATCTCTCGGGTCTCGACGCGCCCTTGCGCTCGCATGGCGGCGTCTCGGAGCAGCGCGTGCCGCTCTATTGCAACCGCAAGACCCCGGCCCTGGCGGCGGACGCGAAGCTGCGCAATTTCAGCGCCTTCGACCTGGCGCTCAATTATGCCGAGCCGGCCGTGACCGGCGCCGCGCGCCGCGCGGTCGGCTGA